The Triticum dicoccoides isolate Atlit2015 ecotype Zavitan chromosome 6A, WEW_v2.0, whole genome shotgun sequence genome has a window encoding:
- the LOC119318986 gene encoding calponin homology domain-containing protein DDB_G0272472-like: MELSSAFEERVRQMEDARNHCMTRLQAEKEILAAKTRLLAAKAAAARRLERRRLLLERRAADLASRALAARAGIDAANARRLAVARDISSTNGEIEEAQRKAEEWDRFYESKRKEMEEFRAMSQQFEAGARQEVQRLKASVSQLQAALQELQSGGLRSDDAGIGAAEARKADLMAKKAKLDETLAQARQFRALLRQQLQKAFASSQVRDQKGAQN; this comes from the coding sequence ATGGAGCTGTCGTCCGCTTTCGAGGAGCGCGTCCGGCAGATGGAGGACGCGCGCAACCACTGCATGACCCGTCTCCAAGCCGAGAAGGAGATCCTGGCCGCCAAgacccgcctcctcgccgccaaggccgccgccgcccgccgcctcgagcggcgccgcctcctcctcgagcgccgcgccgcggacctcgcctcccgcgccctcgccgcccgcgccgGCATCGACGCCGCCAACGcgcgccgcctcgccgtcgcccgcgACATCAGCTCGACCAACGGCGAGATCGAGGAGGCGCAGCGGAAGGCGGAGGAGTGGGACCGCTTCTACGAGTCCaagaggaaggagatggaggagTTCCGGGCAATGTCGCAGCAGTTCGAGGCGGGAGCTCGTCAGGAAGTGCAGAGGCTCAAGGCCTCTGTGTCTCAACTGCAGGCGGCCCTGCAGGAGCTGCAGAGCGGCGGGTTGCGCTCGGACGACGCCGGGATCGGGGCTGCGGAAGCCAGGAAGGCCGACCTCATGGCCAAGAAGGCGAAgctggatgagaccctggctcaaGCCCGCCAGTTCAGAGCACTGCTTCGGCAGCAGCTCCAGAAAGCCTTCGCGTCGTCACAGGTTAGGGATCAAAAGGGGGCACAAAACTGA
- the LOC119318761 gene encoding BTB/POZ and MATH domain-containing protein 2-like translates to MVTKASSTVVVHAGVHLFKVVGHSTITGKIKLTSDTFRVADHDWAILYYPNGNTSVVDDQFSSIFLKLMNAGEDKVTAYYSFCLQDPAAPATGEKHKISLHTPKLSSTSLVRGTNKFVSKADLAASGCLKDDYLVIKCTVEVPILMDDRLEGDDNDSVIVPPADLSKDLANLLDSGLKADLTIKIGWFKRFKVHACVLAARSPVFRAKLCGTMMESRGSSILIKDINAKVFEIVLHYMYNDRLPESMDEATEETTNMVQHLLVAADRYAMERLKLICEMRLSKALDINTVGFTLDLAEQYHCQQLKGCCLRYMTRNGKRLQEIINTEGFAELKRNQPQVAFDILGQVIALLAT, encoded by the exons ATGGTAACCAAGGCCTCCTCAACGGTGGTGGTTCACGCCGGCGTGCACCTGTTCAAGGTCGTCGGCCACTCCACCATCACGGGCAAGATTAAGCTCACTTCCGACACTTTCCGCGTTGCTGATCACGACTGGGCTATCCTGTACTACCCGAACGGCAACACTAGTGTTGTCGACGACCAGTTCAGTTCGATTTTCCTTAAGCTGATGAACGCCGGCGAGGATAAGGTCACGGCCTACTATTCCTTCTGCCTTCAGGACCCCGCGGCGCCGGCGACAGGGGAGAAGCACAAAATCAGTTTGCACACCCCGAAGCTCTCGTCCACTTCGTTGGTCAGGGGTACGAATAAG TTCGTGAGTAAAGCCGACTTGGCCGCGTCCGGGTGCCTCAAGGATGACTATCTCGTGATCAAGTGCACCGTCGAGGTCCCAATACTGATGGACGACCGACTGGAGGGCGACGATAACGACAGCGTCATCGTGCCACCCGCAGACCTAAGCAAAGATCTAGCTAATCTTCTAGACAGCGGCCTCAAGGCGGACTTGACCATCAAGATCGGCTGGTTCAAGAGATTCAAGGTGCACGCGTGCGTACTCGCTGCGCGATCGCCCGTCTTCCGAGCCAAGCTGTGCGGCACCATGATGGAGAGCAGAGGAAGCAGCATCCTCATCAAGGACATAAATGCAAAGGTTTTCGAGATTGTGCTGCATTACATGTACAATGATCGTCTGCCAGAGTCTATGGATGAGGCGACGGAAGAGACCACAAACATGGTGCAGCATCTGCTCGTCGCGGCTGATCGTTACGCAATGGAAAGACTAAAGCTGATATGCGAGATGAGGTTGAGCAAGGCGCTGGATATCAACACGGTGGGTTTCACCTTGGATCTTGCAGAGCAATACCATTGTCAGCAGCTCAAGGGTTGCTGTCTCAGGTATATGACAAGAAACGGCAAGAGATTACAAGAAATCATAAACACCGAGGGGTTTGCTGAACTAAAGCGAAACCAACCACAGGTCGCATTCGATATTCTTGGACAAGTTATTGCCTTACTGGCAACTTAG